In Chloroflexota bacterium, one DNA window encodes the following:
- a CDS encoding DUF1614 domain-containing protein, which translates to MEMVGQMPFLTVLLIVYGVIISAQVLALLLHMSGFTPLEVILLVAFPLLAYILALPAVGSSISGFYPGLSGTVFATARVFDVPLLHLDGSIIGFNLLGCSIPVIITTKMLAQRRVPLRQFFLVAAITAGVSHLYSVIVPGVGVAIYLFAIPPILAAALAFMLRKLRGARDFNPALLAYAGATIGVLVGADLLNLYRLVTHYADSPVFISIGGGSVLDAIFLAGIVALLADLVFRSQEENMLRPLVNLFGGGDRK; encoded by the coding sequence ATGGAAATGGTCGGGCAGATGCCCTTTCTCACGGTGCTGCTAATAGTATATGGAGTCATCATTTCCGCCCAGGTGCTGGCTCTCCTTCTCCACATGTCTGGCTTTACGCCGCTGGAAGTGATTTTGCTGGTGGCTTTTCCCCTGCTCGCCTATATCTTGGCACTGCCCGCAGTAGGAAGCTCTATCAGTGGTTTTTATCCCGGACTTTCCGGCACGGTCTTTGCCACCGCCAGGGTGTTTGATGTGCCCCTCCTTCATCTTGATGGCAGCATTATCGGGTTCAACCTGCTAGGTTGTTCCATCCCGGTAATCATCACCACCAAGATGCTGGCGCAGCGGCGCGTTCCGCTGAGGCAGTTTTTCCTTGTTGCTGCCATTACTGCCGGGGTAAGCCATCTCTACAGTGTTATCGTGCCCGGCGTAGGTGTGGCGATTTACTTATTCGCCATACCGCCAATCTTGGCGGCGGCCCTTGCCTTCATGCTCAGAAAGCTGAGAGGGGCGAGGGACTTCAATCCTGCCCTCCTCGCCTACGCCGGTGCAACCATCGGGGTACTGGTCGGGGCCGACCTGCTCAACCTGTACCGGTTGGTTACTCATTACGCAGACAGCCCGGTATTCATCTCGATAGGTGGCGGCAGCGTGCTGGATGCTATCTTCCTCGCTGGAATTGTCGCCCTGTTGGCTGACCTGGTCTTCCGCAGCCAGGAAGAGAATATGCTCCGACCCCTGGTTAACCTGTTTGGAGGAGGTGACCGAAAGTGA